The following coding sequences lie in one Spirosoma sp. KUDC1026 genomic window:
- a CDS encoding site-specific DNA-methyltransferase, with protein MALAAKDQFKELLRELFQLNHTDLDFGIYRILNLKAAEVTQFLDVELDAVVESVRNKIAGREATDATTTLNEAQQQLATQFGINFDLPDDLETKANQYGQLPIFQEPYQKFLQAKQQLANVQVSADTERDIYNRLYQFFERYYEEGDFITKPRAGRDSYLIPYNGEEVKLYWANYDQYYIKTGESFRNYVFTNTATDPAHQRTVEFRLRDAESSLNNNKEEKGRLFIPVGLPDADTWFTFSNNRLTIWFEYRLPTPEDIAAWEIKPAQRTADKGVVVKLLTLLPDRIGQTADVELITLFQTNRKRGKDSVSTFQYHLERFMAVNKFDYFIHKDLRGFLRRELDFFLKNEVLAVNFLDPRWTDADVQTSISLNVTLASTIRQLALTIIEFLGELEEFQKRLFEKRKFVVQADYCLTLDRIPDPVRDAVLSHVLTDPDQKQQADWQTLGFIDKDTVLNQDYLLANDKLVLDTAYLPDALKWKLLAALDNLDAQTNGLLLNSENWQALNFLKPKYRNQVKCIYIDPPYNTGENDFPYKDSFQHSSWLSMMHDRLVAARDSLTPDGVLFVSLNDKKEEFKESHRLYLLLDAVFGEKNYVEVIIWTKNTTHNDSKTYSRNHEYVFCYAKNRALVEQIPNMFRQQKPGFDEVVELINRLNSDYPSVETIRQELKNLYKTHVQELKDAAETAGIDWEDAKGEDDWKAIYNYKYAEYRLIDDEYVSEIEAESKKAVIRPFTSTDASWPNSSSLTADHRNPHSPEYRFYKPLHPKTNQPCACPQRGWLWRQNKIPGNDAQSFESMLDKHMILFGNDETTVPRIKKFLHKTETDVAKSVLPDNTDGAKQLADLFGERGLFANPKPTTLIRRFVEQTTFEGETVMDFFAGSGTTADAVLSLQHVDNKSRPYVLVEMGDYFDKTLIRRVKKVIYSDTWRNGKPIGVGSSHLFQYMRLEQYEDTLNNIEFSDAAVQEGSELSFLDKIRYSLDYGTRTSGSLLNPDKFMRPFSYTLRVVRQNEIRDDQPIDLITTFNYLLGLRVVRYHVAEHQSREYRVVVGQKGLQPYLIIWRDVIEGKPEEGATDFTAERDWVLSQPWYDTTALIYANADNGFGAQAIETEFVRLLWDSAV; from the coding sequence ATGGCTCTAGCTGCCAAAGACCAATTTAAAGAACTACTTCGCGAACTCTTTCAACTGAACCATACCGACTTAGATTTTGGCATCTATCGCATTCTGAACCTTAAAGCTGCCGAGGTTACGCAGTTCCTCGATGTAGAACTCGACGCGGTTGTTGAATCTGTTCGTAATAAAATTGCCGGACGCGAAGCTACTGATGCTACAACCACTCTGAACGAAGCGCAGCAACAACTAGCTACGCAGTTCGGTATTAACTTCGACCTTCCCGACGACCTGGAAACTAAAGCCAATCAGTACGGGCAGTTGCCGATATTTCAGGAACCCTACCAGAAGTTTTTACAGGCTAAACAGCAGTTGGCAAACGTGCAGGTATCTGCCGATACAGAACGTGACATCTATAATCGACTATACCAGTTTTTTGAACGGTATTACGAAGAAGGCGACTTTATTACCAAACCCCGCGCTGGGCGTGACAGCTACCTGATTCCTTATAACGGTGAAGAAGTAAAACTGTATTGGGCCAATTATGACCAATACTACATTAAGACCGGCGAGAGCTTTCGCAACTATGTCTTTACCAATACGGCTACCGACCCGGCACACCAGCGTACCGTTGAGTTTCGCCTTCGCGATGCTGAGAGTTCGCTCAATAACAATAAAGAAGAAAAGGGACGGTTGTTTATTCCGGTGGGCTTACCTGATGCCGATACTTGGTTTACTTTCTCTAATAACCGCCTGACGATCTGGTTTGAATATCGGCTTCCAACACCCGAAGACATCGCGGCTTGGGAAATAAAACCGGCCCAGCGCACCGCCGATAAGGGCGTTGTAGTAAAACTCTTGACCCTGCTGCCTGACCGAATCGGCCAAACCGCCGACGTTGAGCTGATTACGCTTTTCCAAACCAATCGGAAGCGGGGTAAAGATTCTGTTTCCACGTTCCAGTATCACTTGGAGCGGTTTATGGCCGTGAACAAGTTTGACTATTTCATCCATAAAGACCTGAGGGGGTTTCTACGGCGGGAACTTGATTTCTTCCTGAAAAACGAAGTTCTGGCCGTTAACTTCCTTGACCCCAGGTGGACTGATGCCGACGTACAAACCAGCATCAGCCTGAACGTAACACTGGCATCAACCATCCGTCAACTGGCCCTGACCATCATTGAGTTTCTGGGCGAACTGGAAGAGTTTCAGAAACGGCTTTTTGAGAAGCGTAAGTTTGTAGTGCAGGCCGATTACTGCCTTACCCTCGACCGTATTCCCGACCCGGTACGCGATGCCGTGTTGAGCCATGTGCTAACCGACCCCGACCAGAAGCAGCAAGCCGACTGGCAAACGCTGGGCTTTATTGATAAAGATACTGTCCTTAACCAGGATTACCTGCTCGCCAACGACAAACTGGTGCTGGATACGGCTTATTTACCCGACGCCCTAAAATGGAAATTATTGGCTGCCTTGGATAACCTCGATGCCCAAACCAATGGCCTGCTACTAAACTCCGAAAATTGGCAAGCCCTCAACTTCCTGAAACCTAAATACCGCAATCAGGTTAAGTGCATTTATATCGACCCGCCGTATAATACCGGCGAGAATGATTTTCCCTATAAAGACAGCTTTCAGCACTCAAGTTGGTTGAGTATGATGCACGACCGACTGGTTGCCGCTCGTGACTCCCTAACGCCTGATGGGGTCCTGTTTGTGAGCTTGAACGACAAGAAAGAAGAGTTTAAAGAATCGCACCGGCTCTATTTGTTACTTGATGCTGTATTTGGGGAGAAGAATTACGTGGAGGTCATCATCTGGACGAAGAACACCACACACAACGATTCTAAGACGTATTCCCGTAATCACGAATACGTATTTTGTTATGCCAAAAACCGGGCTTTAGTTGAACAAATCCCGAATATGTTCCGGCAGCAAAAGCCAGGCTTTGATGAAGTTGTTGAGCTCATAAACCGGTTAAATTCAGACTATCCGTCTGTAGAAACAATTCGTCAGGAATTGAAAAATCTGTACAAAACACATGTACAGGAACTCAAAGATGCCGCTGAAACCGCTGGAATAGATTGGGAAGATGCAAAGGGCGAAGATGATTGGAAAGCCATTTACAACTACAAATATGCTGAATACCGCCTAATAGATGATGAATATGTAAGTGAGATAGAAGCTGAATCAAAGAAAGCTGTGATCAGACCCTTCACAAGTACTGACGCATCTTGGCCTAATTCAAGTTCGCTGACAGCAGATCACAGAAACCCTCATAGTCCAGAATACAGATTTTACAAACCATTGCACCCTAAAACTAACCAGCCATGTGCTTGCCCGCAACGCGGTTGGCTGTGGCGGCAAAATAAAATTCCCGGCAATGACGCTCAATCTTTTGAGTCGATGTTGGATAAACACATGATTTTGTTTGGGAATGATGAAACTACCGTACCAAGAATTAAAAAATTCTTGCATAAGACTGAAACCGATGTTGCGAAGTCTGTTCTGCCTGATAATACAGATGGTGCAAAACAGTTGGCTGATCTTTTTGGGGAAAGGGGGCTTTTCGCCAATCCGAAACCTACTACTCTGATTCGGCGGTTTGTGGAGCAAACTACGTTTGAAGGTGAAACTGTGATGGATTTCTTTGCCGGGTCAGGGACAACGGCTGATGCCGTATTGAGTCTGCAACATGTAGATAATAAGTCCCGTCCTTACGTTCTGGTTGAAATGGGCGATTATTTTGACAAAACGTTGATTCGGCGCGTAAAAAAAGTAATCTATTCCGATACTTGGCGCAATGGAAAACCTATTGGCGTAGGGAGTAGCCACCTGTTTCAATACATGCGGTTGGAGCAGTACGAAGATACATTGAACAACATTGAGTTCAGCGATGCCGCCGTGCAGGAAGGTAGTGAGCTATCATTTTTGGATAAAATCCGGTATTCACTCGATTACGGCACCCGCACATCGGGCAGTTTACTTAACCCCGACAAATTCATGCGCCCATTCTCATACACGCTGCGGGTAGTGCGGCAAAACGAAATCCGCGACGATCAACCCATCGACCTCATCACGACGTTTAACTACCTGCTGGGGTTACGTGTGGTACGGTATCATGTAGCCGAACATCAGTCCCGCGAATACCGGGTTGTGGTGGGGCAAAAGGGCCTTCAACCCTACCTCATCATCTGGCGCGACGTGATAGAAGGAAAGCCCGAAGAGGGAGCCACCGACTTCACTGCCGAACGCGATTGGGTACTGTCCCAGCCCTGGTATGATACCACCGCACTAATTTATGCTAACGCCGACAACGGTTTTGGAGCGCAAGCTATCGAAACTGAATTTGTCCGGTTGCTTTGGGACAGCGCCGTTTAA
- the rsmG gene encoding 16S rRNA (guanine(527)-N(7))-methyltransferase RsmG — protein sequence MNIDILLKYFPDLTAEQKERFAALDGLYRDWNAKINVISRQDIDALYEKHILHSLSIAKIVQFKPGTEILDVGTGGGFPGIPLAILFPMADFHLVDSIGKKIKVVEAVAEALDLSNVKAEQVRVEQLNTTYDFVVSRAVTRLKPFLGWVRYKIHKAGNNDRPNGVLYLKGGDLTEELAEVPDRYRAYDLSDYFDEPFFETKKVIYVPKK from the coding sequence ATGAACATCGACATTCTGCTTAAATATTTTCCGGATCTGACTGCTGAGCAGAAAGAGCGTTTTGCCGCACTGGACGGCCTCTACCGCGACTGGAACGCCAAAATCAACGTGATCTCGCGTCAGGACATTGACGCTCTTTACGAAAAGCACATCCTGCACTCGCTTAGCATTGCCAAAATCGTTCAGTTCAAACCCGGTACCGAAATCCTGGACGTAGGGACCGGCGGGGGATTTCCGGGCATTCCGCTGGCCATCCTCTTCCCCATGGCCGACTTTCACCTGGTAGACAGCATCGGCAAGAAGATCAAAGTCGTGGAAGCCGTTGCCGAAGCGCTCGACCTCAGCAATGTCAAAGCCGAACAGGTACGGGTTGAGCAGTTGAACACCACTTACGATTTCGTTGTAAGCCGGGCCGTTACCCGTCTGAAACCATTTCTAGGCTGGGTACGCTATAAAATCCACAAAGCCGGTAACAACGACCGACCCAACGGTGTTTTGTACCTCAAAGGGGGTGACCTAACCGAAGAACTGGCCGAAGTACCCGATCGGTACCGCGCCTATGACCTCTCCGATTATTTCGATGAACCTTTTTTTGAAACCAAGAAAGTGATCTACGTCCCTAAAAAATAA
- a CDS encoding glycosyltransferase → MITTLLISWLVVVSIQLIYILFVFSRTAFYRANSSASPTTSAGITVVVCAHNERENLEELIPQLVAQKYPTFEVLIMDDRSTDGTNLLLEQLTAEYPHLQSIRIDKEHEHVTPKKYALTIGLKKARYPSVLLTDADCRPASTDWLAIMVDGLVNADKHLVLGFSPYEKRPGLLNLLIRSETLFTAVQYFSLALAGKPYMGVGRNLAYRTQLFFANKGFYTHKNVLGGDDDLFVNEVATRRNTTICLNPATFTWSKPKETWADWQHQKRRHLNVGRYYKTGHKIRLGLLTGSHVLTWLLGLVVGGILLIKEIIHQPFTEAEWFLLLTASGAFGVRLLLFWGIVGRISYRLAHTVHAASMPFMDLLLGVYYGLAGIKTLFTRRSKRYYWR, encoded by the coding sequence GTGATTACCACATTACTGATAAGCTGGCTTGTCGTCGTCAGTATTCAGCTCATTTACATTTTATTTGTCTTTTCCCGAACCGCTTTTTACCGGGCAAATTCGTCAGCTTCTCCGACTACGTCGGCAGGGATTACGGTGGTGGTTTGCGCTCATAACGAACGAGAAAATCTGGAAGAACTTATCCCGCAGCTTGTAGCCCAGAAGTATCCTACGTTTGAGGTGCTGATTATGGATGATCGCTCCACCGACGGCACGAATCTTCTTCTGGAGCAACTAACGGCGGAGTACCCTCATCTCCAGTCCATCCGAATCGACAAGGAGCACGAGCACGTAACGCCCAAAAAATATGCGCTGACCATTGGCCTGAAAAAGGCGCGGTACCCTTCGGTTCTGCTGACCGACGCCGATTGTCGACCAGCATCAACCGATTGGCTGGCTATCATGGTCGACGGCCTGGTCAATGCAGACAAGCACTTAGTCCTCGGCTTTTCGCCCTACGAAAAGCGCCCAGGCCTGCTCAACCTGCTGATCCGCTCAGAGACTCTATTTACAGCCGTGCAGTATTTTTCGCTGGCACTGGCGGGTAAACCCTACATGGGCGTTGGTCGAAACCTGGCTTATCGGACGCAATTGTTCTTTGCCAACAAAGGTTTTTATACGCACAAGAACGTACTGGGCGGAGACGATGACCTGTTCGTCAACGAAGTAGCAACTCGCCGGAACACGACAATTTGTCTGAACCCGGCGACTTTTACCTGGTCGAAGCCAAAAGAAACCTGGGCCGACTGGCAGCACCAGAAACGACGTCATCTGAACGTTGGAAGGTATTACAAAACCGGCCATAAAATTCGACTAGGTCTACTAACGGGATCACACGTATTGACCTGGTTGTTAGGCCTTGTGGTCGGCGGTATTCTTTTGATCAAGGAAATCATTCATCAGCCATTTACCGAAGCTGAGTGGTTTCTTTTGCTGACAGCCAGTGGTGCGTTTGGGGTGCGTCTTCTACTTTTCTGGGGCATTGTCGGCCGAATCAGTTATCGGCTGGCCCATACAGTTCACGCAGCCAGTATGCCCTTTATGGATTTGTTGCTGGGCGTATATTATGGCCTGGCGGGGATTAAAACATTATTTACCCGACGTAGTAAACGGTATTACTGGCGGTAA
- the tgt gene encoding tRNA guanosine(34) transglycosylase Tgt, which translates to MTFSITAQDTQSKARTGTLTTDHGPIQTPIFMPVGTAGTVKAVHQRELETDVNAEIILGNTYHLYLRPGLDVLKQAGGLHAFNGWRRPILTDSGGYQVYSLSNTRKIKEEGVTFKAHTDGSKHTFTPEGVMDTQRIIGADIIMAFDECTPYPCEYGYARSSMEMTHRWLNRCIERFDSTEGLYGYRQTLFPIVQGSTYSDLRRQSAEVIASKEREGNAIGGLAVGEPAEEMYAMIELVNGILPLDKPRYLMGVGTPANILEAIALGVDMFDCVMPTRNARHGLLFTTEGIMNIKNEKWSRDFSPIDAGLGGYASTFYTKAYLRHLFKSDELLGGQIASLHNLTFYLWLVRQARVHITAGTFVSWKNMILPTLMQRM; encoded by the coding sequence ATGACATTTTCGATTACTGCTCAGGATACGCAGTCGAAGGCCCGTACCGGAACGCTGACGACGGATCATGGGCCTATTCAGACACCGATTTTTATGCCCGTCGGTACGGCGGGTACGGTGAAAGCCGTCCACCAACGCGAGCTGGAGACGGATGTAAACGCCGAAATTATTCTCGGTAATACGTATCATTTGTACCTGCGGCCCGGCCTCGACGTACTGAAACAGGCGGGCGGACTGCATGCATTCAACGGCTGGCGTCGCCCTATTCTAACCGATTCGGGCGGATACCAGGTGTATTCGCTGTCGAATACGCGCAAGATTAAAGAGGAAGGCGTTACGTTCAAGGCGCATACCGATGGGTCCAAACATACGTTTACGCCGGAAGGCGTAATGGATACGCAGCGGATCATTGGGGCCGACATTATCATGGCATTCGATGAATGTACGCCCTACCCCTGCGAGTACGGATACGCACGTTCGTCGATGGAGATGACCCACCGCTGGCTGAATCGCTGCATTGAGCGCTTTGATAGCACCGAGGGGCTGTATGGCTACCGACAAACGTTGTTCCCGATTGTGCAGGGTAGCACGTACTCAGACCTACGTCGACAGTCGGCCGAGGTTATTGCCAGCAAGGAGCGGGAGGGGAATGCTATTGGCGGGCTGGCCGTTGGGGAGCCCGCCGAAGAAATGTATGCCATGATTGAACTGGTTAACGGTATTCTGCCCCTCGACAAGCCGCGTTATCTAATGGGCGTGGGTACCCCTGCCAACATTCTGGAAGCGATTGCGCTGGGCGTAGATATGTTCGACTGCGTCATGCCTACCCGGAATGCCCGGCACGGACTGCTGTTTACGACAGAAGGTATTATGAATATTAAAAACGAAAAATGGAGCCGCGACTTCAGCCCGATTGATGCAGGACTGGGTGGCTATGCCAGTACGTTTTACACGAAAGCCTATTTGCGTCATCTGTTTAAGTCTGATGAACTGCTGGGTGGACAGATTGCGAGCCTGCATAATCTTACGTTTTACCTGTGGCTGGTCCGCCAGGCACGAGTTCATATTACGGCTGGGACATTTGTTAGCTGGAAGAACATGATCCTGCCAACGCTTATGCAGCGAATGTAA
- a CDS encoding SLBB domain-containing protein — translation MLVRKGESLFLWLVVFTYLNSQSERAWGQTPSTLTNEQVQQFVQQAQASGMTETQLEELAKTRGFTTADITAMRQRIRQLQPVAVKTEQTSKPAPLREQPPTPAPPASTKSSTVFGASLFTNATLSFEPNLRLATPRNYIIGPDDELIITVFGNAQQTYRPRVTPEGTILIENISPIYVNGLTIEQAERRIISRLRTLYQGLNSAGSGINAQLTLGSVRSIKVTLMGQVVRPGTYTLSSLATVFNALYAAGGPDPERGSFRSINILRGNRIIRTLDVYDFLLRADQRSNIRLQDQDLIFINHYENRIELGGEVKQPGLYEIRTGETLQQVLAFAGGFAERAYTAALTLQRNTSTEQQLINITAAEIDQFVPKTGDRYIVGTISDRITNKVRISGAVFRPGAYALSQNTTVRQLIKTAEGLREDAFLHRAAIRRFRENLDPELLSIDIGKLMRNEVADVSLQRDDELVVSTIGDLREQRTITVQGAINKAGTFDFADSMTVANLVVLAGGFTESASSSRLEIARRVKNDTAGLDKNQSVQLIVCDIDPQLRLNSTDARLLLHPFDQVFVRHSPRYEAQKGVTVTGEVFYPGPYAIRQKNDRITDLISRAGGVRPEAFLQAARFSRKGELISLDIRRIMQYPDSGGNLLLEDGDALIIPRKVELVRIRGEVLNPATVEFRPGKSTRRYIDEAGGFTKKALKRKTYLVGANGKIQPTHSFLGIRSYPRPDRGAEIVVPVESPKETNRSSPAERVALLSVMASGAAVLLSAIRLFSN, via the coding sequence GTGTTAGTCAGGAAAGGCGAAAGCTTGTTTCTCTGGCTGGTTGTATTTACTTACTTGAACAGCCAGTCTGAAAGAGCGTGGGGGCAAACGCCCTCCACGCTGACTAATGAGCAGGTGCAACAGTTTGTGCAGCAGGCGCAGGCCAGCGGCATGACCGAAACGCAACTGGAAGAGTTGGCGAAAACCCGCGGCTTTACAACGGCTGATATTACGGCCATGCGGCAGCGGATTCGCCAACTCCAGCCAGTTGCGGTAAAGACGGAACAAACTTCCAAGCCGGCTCCATTGCGGGAGCAGCCGCCAACGCCCGCTCCGCCGGCCAGTACAAAATCGTCGACCGTCTTTGGCGCGTCGTTATTTACGAACGCTACGTTATCATTTGAGCCAAACCTGCGACTGGCAACACCCCGTAATTACATCATCGGGCCCGACGACGAACTGATCATTACTGTTTTTGGTAATGCCCAGCAGACGTATCGCCCCCGCGTCACACCCGAAGGAACTATCCTTATAGAAAATATCAGTCCCATTTATGTTAACGGACTAACCATAGAGCAGGCCGAACGGCGAATTATCTCCCGGCTACGAACGCTCTATCAGGGCCTCAACTCGGCAGGTAGTGGGATTAACGCTCAACTCACATTAGGTAGCGTTCGGAGTATCAAAGTGACGTTGATGGGGCAGGTCGTGCGACCGGGTACGTATACGCTGTCGTCGCTGGCAACGGTATTCAACGCACTCTATGCCGCCGGTGGACCAGACCCGGAGCGGGGTTCCTTTCGGTCGATCAATATTCTGCGCGGAAATCGGATAATCCGGACGCTGGACGTGTACGATTTTCTGCTGCGGGCCGACCAGCGAAGTAACATACGATTGCAGGATCAGGACCTCATCTTTATCAATCACTACGAGAACCGGATTGAGTTGGGGGGAGAAGTCAAACAGCCCGGCCTGTACGAAATTCGAACTGGTGAAACCTTACAGCAGGTATTAGCCTTCGCGGGTGGATTTGCCGAACGGGCCTACACGGCCGCTCTTACATTACAGCGTAATACCTCAACGGAGCAGCAACTGATCAACATTACGGCAGCTGAGATTGATCAGTTTGTGCCTAAAACCGGCGATCGGTACATAGTCGGAACCATCTCGGACCGTATTACCAACAAAGTGCGTATTAGTGGGGCCGTGTTCCGGCCGGGCGCTTATGCGCTGTCGCAGAACACAACGGTCCGCCAGCTGATTAAAACCGCTGAGGGGCTGCGCGAAGATGCATTTCTGCACCGGGCCGCGATCCGGCGCTTCCGCGAAAACCTCGATCCGGAACTGCTGTCAATAGACATTGGTAAACTGATGCGTAACGAAGTCGCCGACGTATCACTGCAACGCGATGATGAGTTGGTTGTCAGTACCATCGGCGACCTGCGCGAGCAACGGACCATTACGGTGCAGGGGGCCATCAACAAAGCCGGAACGTTCGACTTTGCCGACAGTATGACGGTGGCTAACCTGGTTGTGCTGGCGGGTGGTTTTACCGAATCGGCCAGTTCGTCTAGACTAGAAATTGCTCGGCGGGTTAAGAACGATACGGCAGGGTTAGATAAAAACCAATCGGTGCAGTTGATTGTCTGCGACATCGACCCCCAACTACGGCTGAACAGTACCGACGCCCGGTTGCTACTGCATCCCTTCGACCAGGTTTTTGTCCGACATTCGCCCCGGTACGAAGCCCAGAAGGGGGTAACTGTTACCGGTGAAGTATTTTATCCGGGGCCGTATGCCATTCGGCAGAAGAACGACCGGATTACGGATTTAATCAGCCGGGCGGGTGGGGTACGTCCCGAAGCGTTTCTACAGGCCGCCCGCTTCAGCCGGAAGGGCGAACTGATTTCACTGGACATCCGCCGAATTATGCAGTATCCGGATAGTGGCGGCAATCTCCTGCTGGAAGACGGCGACGCGCTTATCATTCCGCGCAAAGTTGAACTGGTACGTATCCGGGGTGAAGTGCTCAATCCCGCAACGGTAGAGTTTCGGCCGGGAAAATCGACACGCCGGTACATCGACGAAGCTGGTGGGTTCACGAAGAAGGCGCTAAAGCGGAAGACCTACCTGGTTGGCGCAAACGGCAAAATACAGCCGACTCATTCCTTTCTGGGTATCCGTTCATACCCGCGCCCCGACCGTGGGGCCGAAATTGTCGTGCCGGTGGAATCGCCCAAAGAGACAAACCGAAGTTCCCCCGCCGAACGAGTCGCGTTGCTGTCGGTGATGGCGTCGGGGGCTGCTGTTCTTTTGTCGGCAATCCGGCTCTTTAGTAATTGA